The following coding sequences lie in one Enterococcus sp. 9E7_DIV0242 genomic window:
- a CDS encoding type IV secretory system conjugative DNA transfer family protein — translation MKRKFEELTFKQVFWQREIDFKSVLELVGQIATQEPHKPIIWEIRSPKDGDSIRFFLGAEKSEFNRLEKIFRGYGRIDFSSPLVAHTSKRTPVKLCKKLSTTRPMLSLKTSDNEALCRAVLTTLAQVEKDDELVLQLVIGGTLSPKAVAKNLPDPTQTSWWHILSGDIPVATADIRNSIKSKTESFQLNCVIRLGVNAKDPAKRQSYILSLFSALKTLEAIGVKLYLQNEEANRLNQATAPWHYSQRLSIKEMANLFLLPTGESSFLGIRDIHPKILLPPRTSKKLTRDKVLRPFAETMHENPEERQPLYLSDEAGSRHCHIVGPTGSGKSVVMENMILSDIEAGGTDKNKQKGIIVIDPKYSLIESLVQKIPEHRLDDVVILNLADMNNPVGLNPFNTSDNHAERTSEAILSSIKGLFAETWGVYTEDILQSAILTLAKNKDKNVTLAHLQILLNNPSFRKRMTTNLNDKLGLEAYWEYFNSLSDGERNKQLAPVMNKMRVLMRPALRQVLFQPKPLFDLESVFKENKILLVPLNTSIVGDTVAEIVGSLLIGMIWNIALKQAETPENQRQNNSVSLYIDEFQAYVKKSGESMEQMLSMARSLGLKFIFCHQHLGQLSTSLKESVMANARNKIFFATSNKADAKEFAALSPALSSEDYLKLAPYSIYAFLLNNPSLSSFVSGKTFPPRPSLRDPAEVFARSAEKYGAKNLEEIEKSYIDLIEKDKTEVDLNPLDNIDSTINVGMIRQKPAKKEE, via the coding sequence ATGAAACGTAAATTTGAGGAACTAACCTTTAAGCAAGTGTTCTGGCAACGTGAAATTGATTTTAAATCAGTGTTGGAACTGGTCGGACAAATTGCCACACAAGAACCACACAAACCGATTATCTGGGAAATTAGAAGCCCAAAAGACGGGGATTCTATCCGCTTTTTCCTCGGCGCTGAAAAGAGTGAATTTAATCGCCTTGAGAAGATTTTTAGAGGATATGGACGAATTGACTTTTCTAGTCCGCTAGTCGCTCATACCAGCAAAAGAACGCCCGTGAAGCTATGCAAAAAACTCTCCACCACTCGCCCGATGTTGTCGCTCAAAACATCGGATAATGAAGCCTTGTGCCGTGCCGTTCTGACAACACTTGCCCAAGTAGAAAAAGATGATGAATTAGTTTTACAGTTAGTAATCGGAGGCACACTTTCACCAAAGGCAGTTGCTAAAAATTTACCTGATCCCACACAAACATCTTGGTGGCATATTCTGTCTGGAGATATTCCAGTAGCGACCGCAGACATTAGAAATTCAATTAAAAGCAAAACAGAGAGCTTCCAGCTTAATTGCGTAATTCGTTTAGGTGTAAATGCAAAAGACCCAGCCAAACGACAAAGCTACATTTTAAGCCTGTTTTCTGCCCTCAAAACGCTGGAAGCAATCGGGGTGAAACTTTACTTGCAAAACGAAGAAGCTAACCGCTTAAACCAAGCTACAGCCCCATGGCACTATTCACAAAGGCTAAGTATAAAAGAAATGGCAAATTTGTTTCTATTGCCGACTGGTGAAAGTTCATTTTTAGGAATTAGAGATATTCACCCGAAAATTCTTTTACCACCAAGAACAAGCAAGAAGCTAACGAGAGATAAAGTTTTACGCCCTTTTGCTGAGACAATGCACGAAAATCCAGAAGAACGTCAACCGCTGTATTTAAGCGACGAAGCCGGAAGTAGACACTGCCACATCGTTGGACCCACAGGAAGTGGTAAATCAGTAGTTATGGAAAATATGATTCTTTCAGATATAGAGGCTGGAGGAACAGACAAAAACAAGCAAAAAGGCATTATCGTCATAGACCCAAAATACAGCCTAATTGAATCACTGGTGCAGAAGATTCCTGAACACCGCCTTGATGATGTTGTGATACTCAACTTAGCAGATATGAACAATCCAGTAGGTTTAAATCCATTTAACACTAGCGACAATCACGCAGAGCGCACGAGTGAGGCGATTTTATCTTCAATAAAGGGATTATTCGCTGAGACATGGGGAGTGTATACGGAAGATATTCTACAGTCCGCAATCCTTACCCTTGCAAAAAATAAGGATAAAAATGTTACTTTAGCTCACCTTCAAATCTTACTAAATAATCCGAGCTTCAGGAAACGTATGACTACAAATTTGAACGACAAACTAGGACTTGAGGCATACTGGGAATATTTCAATAGTCTTTCAGACGGTGAACGTAATAAACAGCTTGCACCTGTCATGAATAAAATGCGAGTTCTCATGCGTCCAGCACTTCGACAAGTATTATTTCAACCAAAACCACTATTCGACCTAGAGAGTGTGTTTAAAGAGAATAAAATCTTGTTGGTGCCTCTAAATACGTCAATCGTGGGAGATACAGTCGCAGAAATTGTGGGTAGCTTACTTATCGGGATGATCTGGAATATCGCTTTAAAGCAAGCTGAGACACCTGAGAATCAACGTCAGAATAATTCCGTTAGCCTCTATATTGACGAGTTTCAAGCCTACGTGAAAAAGAGTGGTGAATCTATGGAACAAATGCTTTCAATGGCGCGTTCTCTAGGCTTGAAATTCATATTCTGCCATCAACACCTAGGACAATTAAGCACCAGTTTAAAAGAGTCAGTTATGGCAAATGCCAGAAACAAAATATTTTTCGCAACATCAAATAAAGCGGACGCTAAAGAGTTTGCCGCCCTTTCGCCCGCTTTATCATCTGAGGACTACCTAAAGTTAGCCCCATACTCAATATACGCTTTTTTACTAAACAATCCAAGCTTAAGTTCGTTCGTTTCTGGAAAAACTTTTCCGCCACGTCCGAGCTTGAGAGATCCCGCCGAAGTTTTCGCCAGAAGTGCTGAGAAATATGGTGCAAAAAATCTGGAAGAAATCGAAAAAAGTTATATTGATTTAATTGAAAAAGATAAAACTGAGGTAGATTTAAACCCATTAGATAACATTGATTCGACAATAAACGTTGGCATGATACGCCAAAAACCAGCTAAAAAAGAAGAATAA